From the Oryza glaberrima chromosome 5, OglaRS2, whole genome shotgun sequence genome, one window contains:
- the LOC127774459 gene encoding proline-rich receptor-like protein kinase PERK1 — translation MSSPTAAPAPTSPPAAPAANNTTPPPATPSTPPPTPTPTTPTTPSAPPPATPSAPSPPAPAKAPPSAGTPPAVPSASPPAPASTPAVPSASPPSASGGPATPAPPSDTPSPPSSGGGGNSPPSSGGGGGRSPSTPSTHPSPKSPASRSSGGGGSGVSTATVVGVAVGGLVLLLLASFICLCCLRKKRRRPPPPQQHYVYPPPPPQYKEDAYGGSYQQSWQQNAPPPPPEHVVKMHPSPPPAYANRPPQPPSTPPAAMINSSGGSGSYSGGEILPPPSPGAALGFSKSTFTYEELLRATDGFSDANLLGQGGFGYVHRGVLPTGKEIAVKQLKVGSGQGEREFQAEVEIISRVHHKHLVSLVGYCISGGKRLLVYEFVPNNTLEFHLHGKGRPTMEWPTRLKIALGAAKGLAYLHEDCHPKIIHRDIKASNILLDFKFESKVADFGLAKFTSDNNTHVSTRVMGTFGYLAPEYASSGKLTEKSDVFSYGVMLLELITGRRPVDTSQTYMDDSLVDWARPLLMQALENGNYEELVDPRLGKDFNPNEMARMIACAAACVRHSARRRPRMSQVVRALEGDVSLEDLNEGVRPGHSRYFGSYSSSDYDSGQYNEDMKKFRKMAFTNNNDTSSQYSAPTSEYGQIPSASSSEGQQTQEVESRTTKRGGYSGYSSGYSGAS, via the exons ATgtcgtcgccgaccgccgcgccggcaccgacctcgccgccggcggcgccagcggcgaACAACACGACCCCACCACCCGCCaccccgtcgacgccgccgccgacgccgacgcccacgacgccgacgacgccctccgcgccgccgcctgccaccccgtccgcgccgtccccgcccgcgccggcgaAGGCGCCACCATCGgccggcacgccgccggcggtTCCCTCCGCGTCGCCCCCAGCACCGGCGTCCACGCCCGCGGTGccctcggcgtcgccgccgtcggcctcgggTGGTCCTGCGACACCCGCGCCGCCCTCGGATACGCCCTCCCCGCCGTCGTCTGGCGGCGGGGGgaactcgccgccgtcgtccgggggcggtggagggaggtcgccgtcgacgccgagcACCCACCCCTCGCCGAAATCGCCCGCCTCGCGCTCGTCGGGGGGAGGTGGCTCCGGGGTGTccacggcgacggtggtgggcgtcgccgtcggtggcctcgtgctgctgctgctcgccagCTTCATCTGCCTCTGCTGCCTCCGGAAGAAGCGgaggcgcccgccgccgccgcagcagcactacgtgtacccgccgccgccgccgcagtacAAGG AGGATGCATATGGTGGATCATACCAGCAAAGTTGGCAGCAAAATgccccaccacctccgcctgAGCATGTAGTGAAGATGCACCCATCACCTCCGCCAGCGTATGCAAACCGTCCTCCACAGCCACCATCGACCCCTCCAGCTGCTATGATAAACAGCAGCGGTGGGTCTGGCTCTTACTCAGGTGGAGAGATCCTACCACCACCATCCCCTGGTGCTGCCCTTGGTTTCTCAAAGAGCACATTTACTTATGAAGAGCTGTTGAGGGCAACGGATGGATTCTCTGATGCTAATCTCCTTGGACAAGGTGGTTTTGGCTATGTCCATAGAGGAGTGCTGCCTACTGGAAAAGAGATTGCTGTGAAACAATTGAAAGTTGGAAGTGGCCAGGGAGAGCGTGAATTCCAGGCGGAGGTTGAGATTATCAGCAGAGTACATCACAAACATCTCGTCTCCTTGGTTGGTTATTGCATTTCTGGGGGCAAGAGACTGCTTGTCTATGAGTTTGTCCCCAACAACACATTGGAATTCCACTTGCACG GAAAAGGCCGACCAACAATGGAGTGGCCCACAAGACTAAAGATTGCTTTGGGAGCTGCAAAGGGTTTAGCTTATCTTCATGAAGACT GCCATCCTAAGATCATCCATCGTGATATTAAGGCGTCAAACATTCTTCttgattttaaatttgaatctaaG GTTGCTGATTTTGGACTTGCTAAGTTCACCAGTGATAATAACACTCATGTTTCGACAAGAGTAATGGGCACTTTTGG ATATCTAGCACCAGAGTACGCGTCTTCTGGCAAGCTCACTGAGAAATCAGATGTCTTCTCCTATGGAGTTATGCTTCTTGAGTTAATAACTGGTCGTCGGCCAGTTGATACAAGTCAAACATATATGGATGACAGCTTGGTTGACTGG GCAAGGCCTTTACTGATGCAAGCACTTGAGAATGGTAACTACGAGGAGTTAGTAGATCCTCGGCTTGGGAAGGATTTCAATCCCAATGAGATGGCGAGAATGATTGCTTGTGCAGCTGCATGTGTACGCCATTCCGCTCGTCGTCGCCCACGCATGAGCCAG GTTGTCCGGGCTTTGGAAGGTGACGTGTCTTTGGAGGATCTTAATGAAGGTGTTCGGCCTGGTCACAGCCGCTATTTTGGATCGTACAGCAGCTCTGACTATGATTCTGGCCAATACAACGAGGACATGAAGAAGTTCAGGAAGATGGCTTTTACCAACAATAATGATACGAGCAGTCAATACAGCGCACCAACCAGCGAGTATGGCCAGATACCCTCTGCATCAAGCAGCGAGGGCCAACAAACCCAGGAAGTCGAGAGCAGGACAACCAAGAGAGGCGGCTACAGTGGCTACAGCTCAGGATACAGCGGAGCCTCATGA
- the LOC127774876 gene encoding uncharacterized protein LOC127774876, with protein MATEEENFVDDDADVKSMSSSSSLSSLFDLDLTAFGDRWVVSGGKEEVDFAGADDGGGGAVNVASDEDEDGRGGGVAAALGPAARLRELLLRKLRKPKAAGGGGAVSPEGQSGRFLAKVRADSMPRLEARAIAGGEEERRAATTTNPKEAARKYLNKIATSLARRRGGPDPAAMVVAAPTTTGKTKTSRSSMAAPPPPRRGTDGSAQHLQDGIESAIAHCKLSLRTATAEPS; from the coding sequence ATGGCCACCGAAGAAGAAAACTTCGTCGATGATGATGCCGACGTGAAGTCgatgtcgtcctcgtcgtcattGTCGTCGCTCTTTGACCTCGACCTCACTGCGTTCGGCGACCGGTGGGTGGTGTCGGGAGGAAAGGAGGAGGTTGATTTTGCTGGTGCcgatgatggtggtggcggggcgGTGAACGTGGCGTCCGACGAGGACGAAgatggtcgcggcggcggcgtggcggcggcgctcgggccGGCTGCTAGGCTCCGCGAGCTTCTTCTTCGCAAGCTGCGGAAGCCGaaggctgccggcggcggtggcgcggtgtCGCCGGAGGGACAGAGCGGCCGATTCTTGGCGAAGGTCCGGGCGGACTCGATGCCGCGGCTGGAGGCGCGcgcgatcgccggcggcgaggaggagcggcgcgccgCCACTACTACTAACCCGAAGGAGGCCGCACGGAAGTACCTGAACAAGATCGCGACGagcctcgcgcgccgccgcggaggtcCAGACCCAGCAGCAATGGTGGTCGCTGCCCCGACGACGACCGGCAAGACGAAGACGAGCCGCTCctccatggcggcgccgccgccgccgcgccgcggtaCAGACGGCTCGGCCCAGCACTTGCAGGACGGCATCGAGAGCGCCATTGCGCACTGCAAGCTCTCGCTGCGCACGGCGACGGCAGAGCCGAGCTAA